The Diospyros lotus cultivar Yz01 chromosome 11, ASM1463336v1, whole genome shotgun sequence region GTGGCTTTAATTGGATAATGATGTGGCATGAcatatgtatttaattatgtgtaggtaaagttaagattatgtgtgggtaataatataaaaaataattttcatgtgtgggtaaaaaacattatgtgtaggtaaaaaaaatattatgcgtggataataatttaaattttttttgaatatgtgtgggtaaaaaaaattataatgtgggtaataaatatattatgtgtgggcaataatataaaaaataatttctatatgagaggataatttttatatgtgtggctaaaaaacatattatgtgtgaacaaaactaaaattgtatatttaaaatttcaattgttgaaaCATCTATTACAATATAGTTCAAATATATACGCACCAAAAAAGTcataaagtcacaaaataagcataaaatcatgaagtcacctaaaaagttcaaacatatatgaaaaaaaaaagaataaaacaaattattaaatctcgtCGCCAAACTCCTATTCAGTAGAATGGAGGGAGTGGCTGGAGCTGGATGGGTCGAGATGGGAATGGCCGAGGCGGGATCGTCTTGAACTATGATCCGATGGTATATGTGGAGTGGATGGAGAAGGCATAATATTCTTCTCAATTAACACTTGTTGCAGCATGTTTACGTCTCCCTGAAGCTCTCGAAAAAGAGACTTGTATTGGTTCAAATGTTCTACCAATTCATTGTAGGTTGGACGACTGGATTCCTCACTAGTGCATGTTGTCTCGAAAGTACTAGGAGATCACCCCCAACCGAACAATCGAACAGATTGTCATCCAAGGACCTTTTCTAAAATATCCTTATCAGTCATTTTATTTGGAGGATTATCTCGCCTTAACTGCATCATTTGTTCCtgtaaaaaaatgcaacatattcttaatcaactatttttaaattaaaaatatagtctcAATTATGCCAATGTAAAGCAGTTAAATTTATAGGGTATATACTCAATTATGCcaatgtttttaattaataattaaaaacatcttCATGTGTCAGCTGAAGGGATGAGGAAGGTATCAAATGTAAGATATATGTCAATTTCCAATCTACTCTAGATGATTCCAAGAGTATAGTTCTCATTTAGCTAAATTAGATAACATTCTATGTATTCTAACTCTTTTaacttaggaaaaaaataatatacttacATATTTAGCCTCTAATTCTGGAGATGACCAACCGTGTTCGAAATGCCAATGTCGAAGATGCCAAGTCTCAATATGTCCTGTCGGGGCATCTAAGTTAGCTCCACGAACAACGTGATGACGCGCTGTACTCCTTGAACCATTTCTAGATTCCCACTTTCGTTTTGCACGAGAGTCAGTATTCTTCTGTGCTCGTTccttttaaaattaacaattcactaataaatatatattttcattaataagaaagagaaatcctaaaaaacaattataagcattaccataaaaataggatttgtcCAAATATCAGAAAGGTAATCCCAATCCTCTTGGGATATATGCATGAGCTTTAATAGAAAATCTACTGAACCAAGTATGTAAATGGGTTTAATCggggacccatttacatccctagATAGGATGAAAATTGttcaaacaacaaaagaaatcaaactCCATTCACAGATGCAACTGATTGCAAGTAAGTAATCAAATACAGGATTAAGcatgcatatacatacatatcagtgaatttttataaaatgtacgCTTTGGTTGATAATGCCACTCTCCTACCTCTCAAGCAATAAATGCCTATACTAGGCCATCTCAAAAAtcacagaaaaaagaaaacctaGCCCAAACCTAACCCCCCTCCCCACCCCCCCcaccccctaaaaaaaaaatgaaaattaaattaaaagctttaacattgaattaaaaaacAGTAATGAGAAGTCAAAAAACATGAACAAAGTAGAAGAAATGACTCAATACGGGCTCCAACTTTTgaataatattgtattataaaAGAAAA contains the following coding sequences:
- the LOC127812592 gene encoding uncharacterized protein LOC127812592 isoform X2; protein product: MSNLPKHDLKQERAQKNTDSRAKRKWESRNGSRSTARHHVVRGANLDAPTGHIETWHLRHWHFEHGWSSPELEAKYEQMMQLRRDNPPNKMTDKDILEKVLG
- the LOC127812592 gene encoding uncharacterized protein LOC127812592 isoform X1 produces the protein MLPPPPDATSSLPLRPPPLDWGFASKERAQKNTDSRAKRKWESRNGSRSTARHHVVRGANLDAPTGHIETWHLRHWHFEHGWSSPELEAKYEQMMQLRRDNPPNKMTDKDILEKVLG